A single Campylobacter hyointestinalis subsp. hyointestinalis DNA region contains:
- a CDS encoding peptidase U32 family protein has protein sequence MKRPELLSPAGNLTKLQIALAYGADAVYASVGSFSLRQRSAKEFNLESFEEGVRLAHKHNAKFYATINGFPFNGQIEPLKRHIKTIAEFGVDAFIIATPGVMSLAKELASNIEVHLSTQANVMNYLDAEIYHKMGASRIVAAREMSLKDAVLIKEKIPNLEIEIFCHGSMCFAYSGRCLISAVQSGRLSNRGSCANDCRFKYELYAKSEDNGTLFRLEEDENGTHIMNSKDLNLATHIEKIMATGAIDSLKIEGRTKSEYYVACTTRTYKMAIEDALSGKFNPDLYETELNTLKNRGFSDGYLIHKPYERTNTQNHVSSLEEGTHQVHAISEDGEYFKTKFKITPNVAYEVFAPLDSKINLGQNKLGMVYEKDGRYFMEFTKLINKKGKEFSEIHSGNENEIKLPFRLPEFSFLRKEI, from the coding sequence GTGAAAAGACCAGAGCTTCTAAGCCCAGCAGGAAATTTGACAAAACTTCAAATAGCCTTGGCTTATGGTGCAGACGCCGTCTATGCTAGCGTAGGTAGCTTTTCACTTCGTCAAAGAAGTGCTAAAGAGTTTAATCTAGAAAGTTTTGAAGAGGGCGTAAGACTAGCTCATAAACATAATGCTAAATTTTACGCTACTATAAATGGATTTCCATTTAATGGACAAATTGAGCCTTTAAAGCGTCATATCAAAACTATAGCTGAATTTGGTGTAGATGCCTTTATAATCGCAACTCCTGGAGTTATGAGTCTAGCTAAAGAGTTGGCTAGTAATATAGAAGTGCATCTTTCGACTCAAGCAAATGTTATGAACTATCTTGACGCTGAAATTTATCATAAAATGGGAGCTAGCCGCATAGTCGCTGCTCGTGAGATGAGCTTAAAAGACGCAGTTTTGATAAAAGAAAAAATTCCAAACCTTGAGATAGAAATTTTTTGTCATGGCTCTATGTGTTTTGCATATAGTGGCAGATGTCTGATCTCAGCTGTGCAAAGCGGACGACTGAGCAACCGTGGAAGTTGTGCAAATGATTGTAGATTTAAATATGAATTGTATGCTAAAAGCGAAGATAACGGAACACTTTTTAGGCTAGAAGAAGATGAAAATGGGACTCATATAATGAACTCTAAAGATCTAAATTTAGCTACTCATATAGAAAAGATAATGGCAACTGGCGCAATAGATAGCCTAAAGATAGAAGGGCGTACGAAAAGCGAGTATTACGTTGCTTGCACGACAAGAACATATAAAATGGCAATTGAAGACGCGCTTAGCGGTAAATTTAATCCTGATTTGTATGAAACTGAGCTAAATACACTTAAAAATCGTGGTTTTAGCGACGGATATCTGATACATAAACCTTACGAAAGAACAAATACTCAAAATCACGTTTCAAGCTTAGAAGAAGGAACTCATCAAGTCCATGCTATAAGCGAAGATGGAGAGTATTTTAAAACCAAATTTAAAATAACTCCTAATGTTGCCTATGAGGTATTTGCTCCGCTTGATTCAAAGATAAATTTAGGTCAAAATAAGCTTGGAATGGTTTATGAAAAAGACGGCAGATATTTTATGGAATTTACAAAGCTTATAAACAAAAAAGGTAAAGAATTTAGCGAGATCCATAGCGGAAACGAAAACGAGATAAAGCTTCCATTTAGGCTACCTGAGTTTAGTTTTTTGAGGAAAGAAATTTGA
- a CDS encoding histidinol-phosphatase produces MLIDLHNHTELCNHASGTPLQYAKKAYEMGCKYYGFSDHNPMKFDEKYRMKFEQMSLYKQMIDEVKAKFDGKMEVLFGYEVDFLEGFMDKRVLSVKCDHLIGSVHFLNGWGFDNPEFIGEYKNKDINQIWEQYFNAIENLAKCGKFDIVGHIDLIKVFNFKPTKEIKSIAKNAIKEIKKANLVVELNSAGYRKPANELYPSDDILEMLAEFNIPITFSSDAHEVAQVGQNMDKSMKKAKEFGFSEAAIFVNRDRQMIEI; encoded by the coding sequence ATGTTAATAGACTTACACAATCACACCGAGCTTTGTAATCACGCTTCAGGTACGCCACTACAATATGCCAAAAAAGCCTATGAAATGGGCTGTAAATACTATGGATTTAGCGATCACAATCCTATGAAATTTGATGAAAAATACAGAATGAAATTTGAACAAATGTCGCTTTATAAACAAATGATAGATGAAGTCAAGGCTAAATTTGATGGAAAAATGGAAGTATTATTTGGCTATGAGGTTGATTTTTTAGAAGGATTTATGGACAAAAGAGTTCTTAGCGTAAAGTGCGATCATCTCATAGGCTCAGTACATTTTTTAAACGGTTGGGGGTTTGATAATCCAGAGTTTATAGGCGAGTACAAAAACAAGGATATAAACCAAATTTGGGAGCAGTATTTTAATGCTATAGAGAATTTAGCAAAATGCGGAAAATTTGATATAGTAGGTCATATAGATCTTATAAAAGTATTTAATTTTAAACCGACAAAAGAGATAAAAAGCATAGCAAAAAATGCCATAAAAGAGATAAAAAAAGCAAATTTAGTAGTCGAATTAAACAGCGCAGGATATAGAAAACCGGCAAATGAGTTATATCCTAGCGATGATATCTTAGAAATGTTAGCTGAGTTTAACATACCTATAACCTTTTCGAGTGACGCTCACGAAGTAGCTCAAGTAGGACAAAATATGGATAAAAGTATGAAAAAAGCAAAAGAATTTGGATTTAGCGAGGCTGCAATTTTTGTAAATAGAGATAGACAAATGATTGAAATTTAA
- the glnA gene encoding type I glutamate--ammonia ligase — MGKFVNNVKEFFEFCKENEVKFVDFRFTDLKGTWHHVSYNIKAVSEDSFNGLPFDGSSIDAWQPIHKSDMMLKPDVETAFLDPFTADTTIIVICDVYDIYKGELYEKCPRSIAKRAMQYLRDSGIGDVAYFGPENEFFVFDNVRIIDKQNCAMYEVDTEEGEWNDAKEYSDGYNTGHRPRAKGGYFPVQPVDSMVDLRAEMVNVLEQVGLETFVVHHEVAQGQGEIGVKFGTLVEAADNVQIYKYVVKMVAHLNGKTATFMPKPLYGDNGSGMHVHQSIWKDGKNLFYKAGEYANLSDIARWYIGGVLKHARSVAAFTNPSTNSYKRLIPGFEAPSILTYSCQNRSASCRIPYGAGEKSVRAEFRFPDSTACPYLAFSAMLMAGLDGIKNKIEPVGPMDEDLFELTLDEIRERGIEQLPHTLRGSLEAVIRDNKYLSGVMSELFIDTYQHYKFETQVWPYEQRPTPFEFKTCYSC; from the coding sequence ATGGGCAAATTTGTAAATAATGTAAAGGAATTTTTCGAATTTTGTAAAGAAAATGAAGTCAAATTTGTAGATTTTCGTTTTACGGATCTAAAAGGAACTTGGCATCACGTATCTTATAATATAAAAGCCGTGAGCGAAGACTCATTTAATGGACTTCCATTTGATGGTAGCTCAATAGATGCTTGGCAACCGATCCATAAATCAGATATGATGCTAAAACCAGACGTAGAGACTGCATTTTTAGATCCATTTACTGCCGATACCACTATCATAGTAATATGTGATGTTTATGATATCTATAAAGGTGAGTTATACGAAAAATGCCCTAGAAGTATAGCTAAAAGAGCAATGCAATATCTAAGAGATAGCGGTATAGGCGACGTTGCTTACTTTGGCCCTGAAAATGAATTCTTCGTATTTGATAATGTTCGTATCATCGACAAACAAAACTGCGCAATGTACGAAGTAGATACTGAAGAAGGTGAATGGAATGACGCTAAAGAGTACAGTGATGGTTACAATACCGGTCACCGCCCACGTGCAAAAGGTGGATATTTTCCTGTTCAACCAGTAGATAGTATGGTTGATCTAAGAGCTGAAATGGTAAATGTACTTGAGCAAGTCGGACTTGAGACTTTCGTAGTTCATCATGAAGTCGCTCAAGGACAAGGTGAGATAGGCGTCAAATTCGGTACTCTTGTAGAAGCTGCAGATAATGTTCAAATTTATAAATACGTAGTAAAAATGGTAGCTCATTTAAATGGCAAAACAGCTACATTTATGCCAAAACCACTTTATGGCGATAATGGAAGCGGTATGCACGTACATCAAAGTATATGGAAAGACGGTAAAAATTTATTTTATAAAGCAGGCGAATACGCAAACCTTAGCGATATAGCTCGTTGGTATATAGGAGGAGTTTTAAAACACGCTAGAAGTGTAGCCGCGTTTACAAATCCTAGCACAAATAGCTATAAGAGATTGATCCCAGGCTTTGAAGCCCCAAGCATTCTAACTTACTCTTGCCAAAATAGAAGCGCAAGTTGTCGTATTCCTTATGGTGCAGGTGAAAAAAGTGTTAGAGCAGAATTTAGATTCCCTGATAGTACTGCTTGCCCATATCTAGCTTTTAGCGCTATGCTTATGGCTGGACTTGATGGTATAAAAAACAAGATAGAACCAGTCGGTCCTATGGATGAGGATCTGTTTGAACTAACCCTTGATGAGATCAGAGAGCGCGGCATCGAGCAGCTTCCCCACACTCTAAGAGGTAGTCTTGAAGCAGTTATCCGTGACAACAAATACCTAAGTGGAGTAATGAGCGAGTTATTTATAGATACATATCAACATTATAAATTTGAAACTCAAGTATGGCCTTATGAGCAAAGACCAACTCCATTTGAGTTTAAGACTTGCTACTCTTGCTAA